The following proteins come from a genomic window of Chryseobacterium glaciei:
- a CDS encoding helix-turn-helix transcriptional regulator, with protein sequence MYRIVIFTLISFLFLYSCHSQNDNEYFYKLDKEYTATHNDREKIYGLYIKEDEKYKKTQDIKYLISSKYIEMFLYPDNRSKKISLIYELLRINNDEYDYITTACNFYLALEFEEASPKLCLQFLNAAIKIEEKSEKKTFLSHLYHMKGRWYFSHNNYYQAKLYFGKALNSFSRNDTLYIASMYNNFALCDHRMGQIDSSIKLSLYGIKILQSKKSLTEDELYFINIMKGNLGSFYFMKKDYTNAVKYYNEQIEFQMAKSNRNPYIIIRNAAELLQLYKDLNKPLNSKKLIERVIATLPKLESTKDGIMACTLLQNYFAENNDFRNLKLYSKKLEMFNNLFSKETVRDLDTVSDILNGYIIKNINQEYDYKIADQRKRSALMIILSVIVIIFFIRAIFRIRKRNKEERRILESQNTLLENDKEDLEKDIELHKGKIKNLHLNLNLKIETEKAFLENLKKIKKSKNINAEETVKDLFFKINNLLQIDQKNHEFVGESSDEAKQFMQKISERFPFLTEHELKLCVYFRLNLSSKEVSLLENITPGSVRVYKTKIKYKIGLNKETDLNVFLNSIK encoded by the coding sequence ATGTATAGGATCGTAATATTTACTCTAATTTCATTTTTATTTCTCTATTCATGTCATTCTCAGAATGATAATGAGTATTTTTATAAACTTGATAAAGAATATACAGCAACTCATAACGATCGCGAAAAAATTTATGGTTTATACATTAAAGAAGACGAAAAATATAAAAAAACACAGGACATAAAATACCTCATTAGTAGTAAGTATATTGAAATGTTTCTTTACCCAGATAACAGATCGAAAAAAATATCTTTGATCTACGAATTGTTAAGAATTAATAATGATGAGTACGATTACATAACGACCGCCTGTAATTTTTATTTAGCGCTTGAATTTGAAGAAGCATCTCCAAAATTATGTTTACAATTTTTAAATGCCGCCATAAAAATCGAAGAAAAGTCTGAAAAAAAGACCTTTTTATCCCATTTATATCACATGAAGGGAAGATGGTATTTTAGTCACAATAATTATTATCAGGCTAAACTGTATTTCGGAAAAGCGTTGAACAGTTTCAGTAGAAATGATACCTTATATATTGCCTCAATGTATAATAATTTTGCTTTGTGCGATCACAGAATGGGACAAATAGACTCTAGCATTAAGTTATCTTTATATGGTATTAAAATACTTCAAAGCAAAAAATCATTAACGGAAGATGAGTTATATTTTATTAATATAATGAAAGGGAATTTAGGTTCATTTTATTTTATGAAAAAAGATTATACCAATGCTGTAAAATATTATAATGAGCAGATTGAATTTCAAATGGCAAAATCTAATAGGAATCCCTATATCATTATTAGAAATGCCGCAGAATTACTCCAATTATATAAAGATCTGAACAAGCCGTTGAATAGCAAAAAACTTATTGAAAGGGTGATAGCAACTCTGCCTAAATTAGAAAGTACAAAGGATGGAATAATGGCTTGTACATTACTGCAGAACTACTTCGCTGAGAATAATGATTTTAGAAATCTTAAGCTATACTCCAAGAAGTTGGAGATGTTTAATAATTTGTTTTCTAAAGAAACAGTTAGAGATTTAGACACTGTTTCAGATATATTGAACGGTTATATTATCAAAAATATTAATCAGGAATATGACTACAAAATTGCAGATCAAAGAAAAAGAAGTGCTTTAATGATCATCTTATCAGTCATTGTAATTATATTTTTCATCAGAGCTATTTTTAGAATAAGAAAGAGAAATAAGGAAGAAAGACGTATACTCGAAAGTCAAAATACCCTATTAGAAAACGATAAAGAAGATCTTGAAAAAGATATCGAACTTCATAAAGGAAAAATTAAAAACCTGCATCTCAACCTTAATTTAAAAATAGAAACTGAAAAAGCATTTTTAGAAAATTTGAAAAAAATAAAAAAATCTAAAAATATTAATGCGGAGGAAACCGTAAAGGATTTGTTTTTCAAGATCAATAATCTCCTTCAGATTGATCAGAAAAATCATGAATTTGTAGGCGAAAGTTCTGATGAGGCCAAACAATTCATGCAAAAAATATCTGAAAGATTTCCTTTTCTGACTGAGCATGAATTAAAGCTTTGTGTTTATTTCAGATTAAATTTATCCTCCAAAGAAGTTTCTCTCTTAGAAAATATTACACCGGGAAGTGTAAGAGTATATAAAACTAAGATAAAATATAAAATAGGATTAAATAAAGAAACAGATTTAAATGTTTTCCTGAATTCAATAAAATAA
- a CDS encoding transposase — MKSFKNIDVGNLIRQRVTESEIEIPRVCNFFSCTEEEIEEMYESKSLEADTILKWSKLLEYDFFRIYSQHLILFSPPSNAYSADREKTSALPQFRKNIYTKEVIDFLVELIQSGEKNMNEIIDQYGIPKTTLHRWTVKYRNHELEKKNKNTS, encoded by the coding sequence ATGAAGTCTTTTAAAAATATTGATGTAGGGAATCTAATTAGACAAAGAGTTACTGAATCCGAAATAGAAATTCCCAGAGTATGTAATTTTTTCAGTTGTACAGAAGAAGAGATTGAAGAAATGTATGAGTCTAAAAGCCTAGAAGCAGATACTATACTGAAATGGAGCAAGTTATTAGAATATGATTTTTTTAGAATATACTCACAGCATCTTATTCTTTTTTCTCCTCCAAGCAACGCATACAGCGCAGATAGAGAAAAAACAAGCGCGCTGCCCCAGTTTAGGAAAAACATTTATACCAAGGAAGTTATTGATTTTCTGGTAGAATTGATACAATCCGGAGAAAAAAATATGAATGAAATAATTGATCAATACGGAATCCCAAAAACAACCCTTCACAGATGGACCGTAAAATACAGAAACCACGAATTGGAGAAAAAAAATAAAAATACCTCCTAA